The Punica granatum isolate Tunisia-2019 chromosome 4, ASM765513v2, whole genome shotgun sequence genome has a window encoding:
- the LOC116205731 gene encoding transcription factor bHLH85-like — MEPMDPVSEGEWSSLCGIGSNEEAHFMAQLLGNGPLNFEPGCGLGFGSWPAHESTVSFLGSNDSSFYPSNNFPHTSPIYSSSSGDNNDYLNLGETTNPILESENGAVLIDSGPIGEHDFPRHDIVHLKGQEEEADMKKNSSLESSRKQSRSTRNKMKRNVKLKKSQSLEFSSQNEEDDNTNNDNKNAPVYWQSSSPCCSEDDSSISQGENGGSGSSVKEPGALNQGWKTRASRGSATDPQSLYARKRRERINERLKILQSLVPNGTKVDISTMLEEAVHYVKFLQLQIKLLSSDDLWMYAPIAYNGIDIGLNLKINTPR, encoded by the exons ATGGAGCCAATGGATCCTGTTTCGGAGGGAGAGTGGAGCTCTCTCTGCGGGATCGGCTCCAATGAAGAGGCTCACTTCATGGCCCAGTTGCTTGGGAATGGTCCGCTGAACTTCGAACCAGGATGCGGCTTGGGATTTGGTTCTTGGCCTGCCCATGAATCGACTGTCAGTTTTCTGGGAAGCAATGACAGCTCGTTTTATCCCTCTAACAATTTTCCTCATACTAGTCCGATTTATTCATCATCATCGGGCGACAACAACGACTATTTGAATTTGGGTGAGACTACTAACCCGATCCTGGAGAGCGAGAATGGTGCTGTTCTGATTGACTCGGGTCCTATAGGAGAGCATGATTTCCCCAGGCACGATATTGTGCACCTCAAAGGCCAGGAGGAAGAGGCCGACATGAAGAAGAACAGCTCCTTGGAGAGTTCTAGGAAGCAGTCTCGAAGCACCAGAAAT aagatgaagaggaatgTGAAGTTGAAGAAAAGCCAGAGTCTCGAGTTCTCGAGCCAAAACGAGGAAGATGACAACACTAACAATGATAACAAAAATGCCCCCGTTTATTGGCAGAGCTCGAGCCCTTGCTGCTCTGAGGATGATTCAAGCATCTCTCAGGGAGAGAACGGAGGGTCAGGATCGAGCGTGAAGGAGCCTGGGGCTCTCAACCAAGGCTGGAAAACGAGAGCTAGCAGAGGCTCGGCTACTGATCCTCAGAGCCTGTATGCAAGG AAAAGGAGAGAAAGGATAAATGAGAGATTGAAGATCCTGCAGAGCCTCGTGCCCAACGGCACAAAG GTCGATATCAGCACAATGCTCGAAGAGGCAGTGCACTATGTGAAGTTTCTGCAGCTTCAAAT
- the LOC116205954 gene encoding zinc finger protein-like 1 homolog: MVVCKCRKATKLYCFVHKDPVCGGCICFPEHQICVVRTYSEWVIDGEYDWPPTCCFCQAVLEEGTSPQTTRLGCLHVMHTNCLVSHIKSFPPHTAPAGYICPACSVPIWPPKSIKDSGSRLHQLLKEAILQTGMEKNLFGNYPVANPEARGPPAHTAASDGLGESSTISLPSGTGGVGSSKFSESEIVEIDAPGSAGNFNKSPSPPGATTRKGPLQVDRQYSDISYYADDEDANRKKYNRRGPVHHKFLRALLPFWSSALPTLPVTAPPRKDLSHLSDVPEGRPRNHRSSRMDPRKILLLIAIMACLATMAILYYRIAQRGFGDDLPDEEQQSLQKL, from the exons ATGGTAGTCTGCAAATGCCGCAAG GCTACAAAACTATACTGTTTCGTGCACAAGGATCCTGTCTGTGGAGGATGCATCTGCTTTCCAGAGCATCAAATATGTGTG GTTCGGACCTACTCAGAGTGGGTTATAGATGGAGAATATGACTGGCCTCCAACATGCTGCTTCTGTCAAGCTGTGCTTGAAGAGGGAACAAGTCCACAAACTACTCGTCTGGGTTGCTTGC aTGTTATGCATACGAATTGCTTGGTTTCACACATCAAAAGCTTCCCTCCGCATACTGCTCCTGCTGGATATATTTGTCCTGCATGTTCCGTACCG ATATGGCCTCCCAAGAGCATCAAAGATTCAGGCTCACGACTACATCAGCTGCTGAAGGAGGCTATTTTGCAG ACTGGCATGGAGAAGAACCTGTTTGGCAATTATCCAGTTGCAAATCCAGAGGCTCGTGGTCCTCCAGCGCACACTGCTGCATCTGATGGACTCGGAGAATCTAGTACAATATCACTGCCTTCAGGCACAGGTGGTGTGGGATCATCTAAATTCTCAGAGTCAGAGATAGTGGAGATAGATGCCCCTGGATCTGCAGGAAATTTCAATAAAAGCCCAAGTCCT CCTGGTGCTACAACTCGGAAGGGGCCACTTCAGGTTGATCGGCAGTACTCAGATATATCCTATTATGCTGATGATGAAGATGCAAACCGCAAAAAGTACAATCGAAGGG GTCCAGTTCACCACAAGTTTCTAAGGGCATTGCTCCCTTTCTGGTCAAGTGCATTACCTACTCTGCCAGTGACTGCACCCCCACGAAAGGATTTATCACATCTGAGTGATGTTCCTGAAGGCCGTCCGCGGAATCACCGATCGTCGAGGATGGATCCGCGAAAAATATTACTGCTTATCGCAATCAT GGCATGCTTGGCAACGATGGCCATATTGTATTACAGAATCGCGCAGCGGGGATTTGGGGACGACCTGCCTGATGAAGAGCAGCAGTCACTTCAAAAGTTATAG